From Dehalococcoidia bacterium, a single genomic window includes:
- a CDS encoding ABC transporter permease — protein sequence MQRYIAGRLLLLPPTLIGVSLIIFVIMRLLPGDVVEIVLGTAQGVTEQQKVELRHNLGLDRPLPVQYAQWVGGLARLDTGRSLFTKAPISAELKDRLPVTAELALGAVLLSTLIALPVGIISAVFQDRAPDYFLRIFSILGLALPIFWIQSLVRNLILPKYFGWVPPPGYAEPWHDLGTNLQQMWMPVLLLGYVQSAIISRLTRSTMLDVLREDYIRTARAKGLRERGVILRHATRNAMLPVVTLATIQLGTLLGGAVITESVFGLPGVGRYVLDAIRNRDYPVVEAVIVMIAMTYALLNLVVDLLYGWIDPRIRLTV from the coding sequence ATGCAGCGCTACATTGCCGGCCGCCTGCTGTTGCTGCCGCCCACCCTGATCGGGGTGTCGCTGATCATCTTTGTGATCATGCGCTTGCTGCCGGGCGACGTGGTGGAGATCGTGCTCGGCACGGCGCAGGGCGTGACCGAGCAGCAGAAGGTCGAGCTGCGCCACAATCTCGGGCTGGACCGGCCGCTGCCGGTGCAGTACGCGCAGTGGGTGGGCGGCCTGGCGCGGCTGGACACGGGCCGCTCGCTGTTTACCAAGGCGCCCATCTCCGCCGAGCTGAAGGATCGCCTGCCGGTCACGGCCGAGCTGGCCCTCGGGGCCGTGCTGCTCTCGACGCTGATTGCCCTGCCCGTAGGCATTATCTCCGCCGTCTTCCAGGACCGCGCGCCGGACTACTTCCTGCGCATCTTCAGCATCCTCGGCCTGGCGCTGCCGATCTTTTGGATCCAGTCGCTCGTGCGAAACCTGATCTTGCCCAAGTATTTCGGCTGGGTGCCGCCGCCCGGCTACGCCGAACCGTGGCACGACCTGGGCACGAACCTGCAGCAGATGTGGATGCCGGTGCTGCTGCTCGGCTACGTCCAGTCGGCGATCATCAGCCGCTTGACGCGCTCGACGATGCTGGATGTGCTGCGCGAGGACTACATCCGCACGGCCCGGGCCAAGGGTCTGCGCGAGCGCGGCGTCATCCTGCGCCACGCCACGCGCAACGCGATGCTGCCCGTGGTCACGCTGGCGACGATCCAGCTCGGCACGCTGCTGGGCGGCGCGGTGATCACGGAGAGCGTGTTCGGCCTGCCGGGCGTGGGCCGCTACGTGCTCGACGCGATCCGCAACCGCGACTACCCGGTGGTCGAGGCGGTGATCGTGATGATCGCCATGACCTACGCGCTGCTCAACCTGGTGGTGGACCTGCTCTACGGCTGGATCGACCCACGCATCCGGCTGACGGTTTAG
- a CDS encoding tyrosine protein phosphatase, translating into MKAELYWIQDVGRGRLAMLPRPRAGDWLREEIASLRDDGVDVLVSLLTPYEIGELELDDEPRCCAAIGMEFVSFPIEDMRVPPSVEDTQRLVARLLAQLAAGKGVAVHCRAGIGRSSTIAACVLVEAGVSPEDAFARITAVRGVALPDTDEQREWVQRFALLAGGTPNDGEGS; encoded by the coding sequence ATGAAGGCCGAGCTGTACTGGATCCAGGACGTGGGCAGAGGGCGCCTGGCGATGCTGCCGCGGCCGCGCGCCGGCGACTGGCTGCGGGAGGAGATCGCTTCGCTGCGCGACGACGGCGTGGACGTGCTCGTGTCGCTGCTCACCCCCTACGAGATCGGTGAACTGGAACTGGACGACGAGCCGCGCTGCTGCGCCGCGATCGGCATGGAGTTCGTCTCCTTTCCGATCGAAGACATGCGTGTGCCGCCCTCCGTCGAGGACACGCAGCGGCTCGTCGCCCGCCTGCTGGCGCAACTGGCCGCCGGCAAAGGCGTGGCCGTGCACTGCCGCGCGGGCATCGGCCGCTCCAGCACGATCGCGGCCTGTGTGCTCGTGGAGGCGGGGGTGTCGCCGGAAGACGCCTTCGCCCGCATCACCGCCGTGCGCGGCGTTGCCCTGCCCGACACCGACGAGCAGCGTGAGTGGGTGCAGCGCTTCGCACTGCTGGCCGGCGGCACGCCGAACGACGGCGAAGGATCGTAA
- a CDS encoding TIGR03619 family F420-dependent LLM class oxidoreductase — protein MRFGFSLFPFTRFAGAAELAAVAKLGDELGFDAVLLPEHLLPPRWPDADLTTKYWFDLPALAAYLAAVTERIRFLTGVIVVPYHQPVALAKALATLDVLSNGRLSCGVGAGWMRAEFRRLGIPFEERGAITDEYLRAMQELWTSEAPAFHGRYVSFEDVSFFPRPVQQPSIPLYIGGTGPRPFRRVAELGDGWLPMTGTPAAVAAGVAQIRRQLLALGRDPAGLWVGCTGLSLGVDAEVQAMRRHVVGGGSTRSREARPLRDRDEIVAAVQEYAAAGVTFLSVGFAWQNARELMHGLERFARDLLPACR, from the coding sequence GTGCGGTTCGGGTTCAGCCTCTTCCCCTTCACACGCTTTGCCGGCGCGGCCGAGCTGGCCGCCGTGGCGAAGCTGGGCGACGAGCTGGGCTTCGACGCCGTGCTGCTGCCCGAGCACCTGCTGCCGCCGCGCTGGCCCGACGCCGACCTCACGACCAAGTACTGGTTCGACCTGCCGGCGCTGGCCGCATACCTGGCCGCCGTCACGGAGCGCATCCGCTTTCTCACCGGCGTGATCGTCGTGCCCTACCATCAGCCGGTGGCGCTTGCGAAGGCGCTGGCCACGCTCGACGTGCTCTCCAACGGCCGCCTCTCCTGCGGCGTGGGCGCGGGCTGGATGCGGGCCGAGTTCCGCCGCCTCGGCATCCCCTTCGAGGAGCGCGGCGCGATCACCGACGAATACCTGCGGGCGATGCAGGAGCTGTGGACGAGCGAGGCGCCCGCCTTTCATGGCCGCTACGTCTCCTTCGAGGATGTCAGTTTCTTCCCCCGGCCCGTGCAGCAGCCGTCGATTCCGTTGTACATCGGCGGCACGGGGCCGCGGCCGTTTCGCCGGGTGGCCGAGCTGGGCGACGGCTGGTTGCCGATGACGGGCACGCCGGCAGCGGTCGCGGCGGGCGTCGCGCAGATTCGGCGGCAGCTGCTCGCGCTGGGCCGCGATCCGGCCGGACTCTGGGTCGGCTGCACGGGCCTCAGCCTCGGCGTCGACGCGGAGGTGCAGGCCATGCGCCGGCATGTCGTTGGCGGCGGCAGCACACGTAGCCGCGAAGCGCGGCCGCTGCGCGATCGCGACGAGATCGTCGCCGCCGTGCAGGAGTACGCCGCCGCCGGCGTGACCTTTCTTTCTGTTGGCTTCGCCTGGCAGAACGCGCGCGAGCTGATGCACGGCCTGGAGCGCTTCGCCCGCGATCTGCTGCCCGCCTGCCGCTGA
- a CDS encoding response regulator yields the protein MSRNGGPGGGRQGVSRLAAMVLRQYGEHPGRALTEAEIGSLAGVDLGEARQLIAWLERAGLLEPAPCNGQPALVLADPSEQRRLRPRPLLLLVEDHASIAGMTEAVLTSEGYNVVLVRNPLEAHVILRVVAFDVILTDSFSPTIDLAARVLAPLLRRSAGTPVVLFTAHHWNPERVHAEGFTEIITKPFDIDGLLGRLDQLCAFHRTASA from the coding sequence GTGAGCAGGAACGGCGGTCCGGGTGGCGGCAGGCAGGGAGTCTCACGCCTGGCGGCGATGGTCTTGCGGCAATACGGCGAACACCCCGGACGTGCACTGACGGAAGCGGAGATCGGCTCTCTGGCAGGCGTCGATCTCGGCGAGGCCCGGCAACTCATCGCCTGGCTCGAGCGGGCCGGCCTGCTGGAACCGGCGCCTTGCAACGGGCAGCCCGCGCTGGTGCTGGCCGATCCGTCCGAGCAGCGGCGGCTGCGCCCGCGCCCGCTGCTGCTGCTGGTCGAAGACCACGCCTCGATCGCCGGCATGACCGAAGCCGTGCTCACCAGCGAGGGCTACAACGTCGTGCTGGTGCGCAATCCGCTTGAGGCGCACGTGATCCTGCGGGTGGTCGCCTTTGACGTGATCCTCACCGACAGCTTCAGCCCTACGATCGACCTCGCCGCGCGCGTGCTGGCGCCGCTGCTGCGCCGCTCGGCGGGCACGCCGGTGGTGCTGTTCACCGCGCATCACTGGAACCCGGAGCGCGTGCACGCCGAAGGCTTCACCGAGATCATCACCAAGCCCTTCGATATCGACGGGCTGCTGGGCCGCCTCGATCAGCTCTGCGCCTTCCACCGCACCGCCAGCGCGTAA
- a CDS encoding M20/M25/M40 family metallo-hydrolase, with the protein MTSSPARPAIDWPAIQAEALDHFVRYLRIPSVNPPGNEAPAARFLGGVIEAAGVPCEYIETQPNREVVVARLRGDGSKGTLMLCNHSDVVPVEEQFWDVPAFEGLVRDGFVYGRGAVDMKGAGIMQLTAFLLLARHRVPLARDLVFCAVPDEEAGGRWGMQWLCEQRPDLVDVEYELNEGGMGMDRVMGRPARLITVAVTEKKICGLRLRAVGKPGHGSVPHFDNSLVHLSRAIARLADWERAPRLTPVVAEYLRRLADAGLVEAPDGDLERALPGLAASHPRQAAMYINTLNATTFHSGIKINVIPALSEATLDCRLLPDQDPEEWRQQVIARIDDPRIEVEFAQFRGDTVANDWNTELFRVIQQVVSEAMEDAIVTPVMTVGGTDNRFLRERGVPAYGFIPALLSPEELAGFHGNNEKLSLENFNLGCELTYEVVRRFCASG; encoded by the coding sequence ATGACCAGCAGTCCCGCGCGCCCGGCGATCGACTGGCCGGCAATTCAGGCCGAAGCGCTCGACCACTTCGTCCGATACCTGCGCATTCCCTCGGTCAATCCGCCGGGCAACGAGGCGCCCGCGGCCCGTTTCCTCGGCGGCGTCATCGAGGCGGCCGGCGTGCCCTGCGAGTATATCGAAACGCAGCCCAACCGCGAGGTGGTCGTGGCGCGGCTGCGCGGCGACGGCAGCAAGGGCACGCTGATGCTTTGCAACCACAGCGACGTGGTGCCGGTGGAAGAGCAGTTCTGGGACGTGCCCGCCTTCGAGGGCCTGGTGCGTGACGGCTTCGTCTACGGCCGCGGCGCGGTGGATATGAAGGGCGCGGGCATCATGCAGCTGACGGCCTTCCTGTTGCTCGCCCGCCATCGTGTGCCGCTGGCGCGCGACCTCGTCTTCTGCGCCGTGCCGGACGAAGAAGCGGGCGGCCGCTGGGGCATGCAGTGGCTCTGCGAGCAGCGGCCCGATCTCGTCGACGTCGAGTACGAGCTGAACGAGGGCGGCATGGGCATGGACCGGGTGATGGGCAGGCCGGCGCGCCTGATCACCGTGGCCGTGACGGAGAAGAAGATCTGCGGCCTGCGCCTGCGCGCCGTGGGCAAGCCCGGCCACGGCAGCGTGCCGCACTTCGACAACAGCCTCGTGCATCTTTCCCGCGCCATCGCCCGCCTGGCCGACTGGGAGCGGGCGCCGCGCCTCACGCCCGTCGTCGCCGAGTATCTGCGCCGCCTGGCCGATGCCGGCCTGGTGGAGGCGCCGGACGGCGACCTGGAGCGGGCGCTGCCCGGGCTGGCCGCCTCGCACCCGCGTCAGGCGGCGATGTACATCAATACGCTGAATGCGACGACGTTCCATTCCGGCATCAAGATCAACGTCATTCCGGCCCTGAGCGAGGCGACGCTCGACTGCCGCCTGTTGCCCGACCAGGACCCCGAGGAGTGGCGCCAACAGGTGATCGCGCGCATCGACGATCCGCGCATCGAGGTCGAGTTTGCCCAGTTCCGCGGCGATACGGTCGCCAACGACTGGAACACGGAGCTGTTCCGTGTGATCCAGCAGGTGGTGAGCGAGGCGATGGAGGACGCGATCGTTACGCCGGTAATGACGGTGGGCGGCACGGACAACCGCTTCCTGCGCGAGCGCGGCGTTCCGGCCTACGGCTTCATCCCCGCGCTGCTCTCGCCGGAGGAGCTGGCCGGCTTCCACGGCAACAACGAGAAGCTCAGCCTGGAGAACTTCAATCTCGGCTGCGAGCTGACCTACGAGGTCGTGCGCCGCTTTTGCGCCTCCGGCTAA
- a CDS encoding LLM class flavin-dependent oxidoreductase, with protein sequence MKLSLFYELTTDDPNAPGAVQQRFNEAIEQCILADQVGFQGVWCVEHHFLPGYSSLSCPEVFLAALSQRTTRLRLGHAIMHLPYRINHPIRAAERIATLDILSNGRVEFGGGRATSQEELEGFDVDPAITQRQWAEAMQIIPRMWVQDEFEYESDLIRIPRRKITPKPVQQPHPPMWVASTQPSSIEFAGEHGLGVLGFGISDHHSDNYVKVYREALKHAKPATSVINDRFAVLRVALCLPTDEEAIDVQEYNYNLFNTQVGGLFAPWIEGTPPPTYEYIIESFRLRMQQREEHSMKELVEMDQACIGSPETCARVINRQIDAGVDEIMLFMQGARTPHEKILESIRLFATEVMPRLKQPASVR encoded by the coding sequence ATGAAACTGTCGCTGTTCTACGAGTTGACGACCGACGATCCCAACGCGCCCGGCGCCGTGCAGCAGCGCTTCAACGAGGCGATCGAGCAGTGCATCCTCGCCGACCAGGTCGGCTTCCAGGGCGTCTGGTGCGTCGAGCACCACTTCCTGCCCGGCTATTCCAGCCTGTCCTGCCCCGAGGTCTTCCTCGCCGCCCTCTCGCAGCGCACGACGCGGCTGCGCCTGGGCCACGCGATCATGCACCTGCCGTATCGGATCAATCACCCCATCCGCGCCGCTGAGCGGATCGCCACGCTCGACATCCTCTCCAACGGGCGCGTCGAATTCGGCGGCGGCCGCGCCACTTCACAGGAGGAATTGGAAGGGTTCGACGTCGACCCGGCGATCACGCAGCGGCAATGGGCCGAGGCGATGCAGATCATCCCGCGCATGTGGGTGCAGGACGAGTTCGAGTACGAGAGCGACCTGATCCGCATTCCGCGGCGCAAGATCACGCCCAAGCCGGTGCAGCAGCCGCACCCGCCGATGTGGGTCGCCTCCACCCAGCCCTCCAGCATCGAGTTCGCGGGCGAGCACGGCCTCGGCGTGCTCGGCTTCGGCATCAGCGACCACCACAGCGACAACTACGTGAAGGTCTACCGCGAGGCGCTGAAGCACGCCAAGCCGGCGACGAGCGTGATCAACGACCGCTTCGCCGTGCTGCGCGTCGCCCTCTGCCTGCCAACGGACGAAGAGGCGATCGACGTCCAGGAGTACAACTACAACCTGTTCAACACGCAGGTGGGCGGCCTCTTCGCCCCCTGGATCGAGGGCACGCCGCCGCCCACCTACGAATACATCATCGAGAGCTTCAGGCTGCGCATGCAGCAGCGCGAAGAGCACTCGATGAAAGAGCTGGTCGAGATGGACCAGGCCTGCATCGGCAGCCCCGAGACCTGCGCCCGCGTGATCAACCGGCAGATCGACGCGGGCGTGGACGAGATCATGCTGTTCATGCAGGGCGCCCGCACGCCGCACGAGAAGATCCTCGAATCGATCCGCCTCTTTGCCACGGAGGTGATGCCCCGGCTCAAGCAGCCGGCCAGCGTGCGCTAG
- a CDS encoding Rieske 2Fe-2S domain-containing protein yields MLSKEDNQVVTNTDPQTPMGELFRRFWLPVALAEELAERDGPPVHVRVLGEDLVAFRDSDGRVGLLDAYCPHRGAPLFFGRNEDCGLRCVYHGWMFDVDGACVDLPNAPEGETFRHKIKLTSYPCLEAGDLIWAYLGPPAQQPPFPEFEWLHLPSSHRYVKKFRLECNYLQAMEGDYDPSHARFLHSTLSDATIPNPLNQNGTLGRNPAVAPGELSANERFPRIVGDRRVTRPLNAKLEDTDSGVIAVSANDLPDGRVSASVAVTWMMPIFCTAGIAGPNTYSSNMRIPIDNKSLMFYRLRWSYSPIPEAELEEYRSGGYYYPELIPGTWTPKDNINNNYNIDRMAQKQRTYSGIRTFPLQDIAMMENQWGPIADRTKEHLTSSDEQIIHVRRRLLRAAKMLDDGIEPSEPWHPQAYRYHRETAIGDTREEAIARAKARAMASLLPESRREAEPAAAPAD; encoded by the coding sequence GTGCTCTCGAAAGAGGACAATCAGGTCGTCACCAACACCGACCCGCAGACGCCCATGGGCGAGCTCTTCCGGCGCTTCTGGCTGCCGGTGGCGCTGGCGGAGGAACTGGCTGAGCGCGACGGTCCGCCTGTGCACGTCAGGGTGTTGGGCGAGGATCTGGTCGCCTTCCGCGACAGTGACGGCCGCGTCGGCCTGCTCGACGCCTACTGCCCGCACCGCGGCGCGCCGCTCTTCTTCGGACGCAACGAGGACTGCGGCCTGCGCTGCGTCTACCACGGCTGGATGTTCGACGTGGACGGCGCCTGCGTGGACCTGCCCAACGCGCCCGAGGGCGAGACGTTCCGGCACAAGATCAAGCTCACGTCTTATCCCTGCCTGGAGGCGGGGGACCTGATCTGGGCGTATTTGGGGCCGCCGGCGCAGCAGCCGCCCTTCCCCGAGTTCGAGTGGCTGCACCTGCCGTCGTCGCACCGCTACGTGAAGAAGTTCCGCCTGGAGTGCAACTACCTGCAGGCGATGGAGGGCGACTACGACCCCAGCCACGCCCGCTTCCTGCACAGCACACTCTCGGACGCGACGATTCCCAATCCGCTGAACCAGAACGGCACGCTGGGCAGAAACCCGGCCGTCGCGCCCGGCGAGCTGAGCGCGAACGAGCGCTTCCCGCGCATCGTCGGCGACCGGCGTGTGACCAGGCCGCTGAACGCAAAGCTTGAGGACACCGACTCGGGCGTAATCGCCGTCTCGGCAAACGACCTGCCGGACGGCCGTGTCTCCGCCAGCGTGGCCGTGACCTGGATGATGCCGATCTTCTGCACGGCGGGCATCGCCGGCCCGAACACCTACTCCAGCAACATGCGCATCCCGATCGACAACAAGAGCCTGATGTTCTACCGCCTGCGCTGGAGTTACAGCCCCATCCCCGAAGCGGAGCTGGAGGAGTACCGCAGCGGCGGCTACTACTACCCGGAGCTGATTCCCGGCACCTGGACGCCGAAGGACAACATCAATAACAACTACAACATCGACCGCATGGCACAGAAGCAGCGCACCTACTCCGGCATCCGTACCTTCCCGCTGCAGGACATCGCCATGATGGAGAACCAGTGGGGGCCGATCGCCGACCGCACGAAGGAGCATCTGACCAGCTCGGACGAGCAGATCATCCACGTGCGGCGGCGCCTGCTGCGCGCGGCGAAGATGCTCGACGACGGCATCGAACCGTCCGAGCCCTGGCATCCACAGGCCTACCGCTACCACCGCGAGACGGCGATCGGCGACACGCGCGAGGAGGCGATTGCCAGGGCGAAGGCGCGGGCCATGGCGAGCCTGCTGCCGGAAAGCCGCCGGGAAGCGGAGCCCGCGGCCGCCCCCGCCGACTGA
- a CDS encoding serine/threonine-protein kinase, with amino-acid sequence MVIPADTVFGQYRIIAPAGQGGMTQTYRAATTGQGGAPAEVTLKTIAPALSTQPDFAARFAREAAALAALRHPNILPVIDYGQAEGRAYLVYPALPGGTLRQRLGRPIPPEQAQALLVPVAAALDAAHQNGVVHGNLKPRNILLAANGAPLLDDFGLTHLVEPDGAGPGGATLGTPAYMAPEQVQGRPLDGRVDQYALGIIAYQMLTGSVPFSGADPEAVAWMHVRDPLPPPSSRNPALAGPIEQVLLVALSREPAGRFPSCGSFISALGQALRAAPQPSPITPNRRGEGVPPQPAGATAPTLIDVPGASGALPPSPAGMPPPMPVAPYGGMPQVAAAAGPFAGAGAAGGVQPLWALAGGVGFVLAIVATLLPWVTVPRSEGKHYVNGWYPRVPFQIDDWLSNRHAGRTDAVVLLLLCLLGLALVAGLLANRRGGALAFVAAALGAVVALIGVLEVHYIGLRTADGEGLGFGVWLLIAGGALALAGALIEGVRRQGGG; translated from the coding sequence GTGGTCATTCCTGCCGATACCGTGTTCGGCCAGTACCGCATCATCGCGCCCGCCGGCCAGGGCGGCATGACCCAGACCTACCGCGCCGCCACAACCGGGCAAGGTGGCGCACCCGCCGAGGTCACGCTGAAGACGATCGCTCCGGCGCTCTCGACGCAGCCGGACTTCGCCGCGCGCTTCGCCAGGGAGGCGGCGGCGCTGGCGGCGTTGCGTCATCCCAACATCCTGCCCGTAATCGACTACGGCCAGGCGGAGGGCCGCGCCTATCTGGTCTATCCGGCGCTGCCCGGCGGCACCTTGCGCCAGCGGCTCGGCCGGCCCATACCGCCCGAACAGGCGCAGGCGCTGCTCGTGCCCGTGGCCGCCGCGCTGGACGCGGCGCATCAAAACGGCGTGGTGCACGGCAACCTGAAGCCACGCAACATTCTGCTCGCGGCGAACGGCGCGCCGTTGCTGGACGACTTCGGGCTGACGCACCTCGTGGAGCCGGACGGCGCCGGACCGGGCGGCGCCACGTTGGGCACCCCGGCCTACATGGCGCCGGAGCAGGTGCAGGGCCGGCCGCTGGACGGCCGTGTGGATCAGTATGCGCTCGGCATCATCGCCTATCAGATGTTGACCGGCTCCGTGCCGTTCTCCGGCGCCGACCCGGAGGCGGTGGCCTGGATGCACGTGCGCGATCCCTTGCCGCCGCCCAGCAGCCGCAACCCGGCGCTGGCCGGGCCGATCGAGCAGGTGCTGCTGGTGGCGTTGTCGCGCGAGCCGGCCGGCCGCTTCCCCTCCTGCGGTTCGTTCATCTCCGCCCTGGGCCAGGCGCTGCGGGCCGCGCCCCAACCGTCCCCCATTACGCCCAATCGCAGAGGAGAGGGAGTTCCTCCGCAGCCAGCGGGCGCCACAGCCCCGACGCTGATCGACGTGCCGGGCGCGAGCGGCGCGTTACCACCGTCCCCTGCCGGCATGCCGCCGCCCATGCCTGTTGCGCCGTACGGCGGCATGCCGCAGGTGGCCGCCGCGGCCGGGCCGTTCGCGGGCGCCGGCGCGGCGGGGGGAGTGCAACCGCTGTGGGCGCTGGCGGGTGGCGTGGGTTTCGTGCTCGCCATCGTCGCCACGCTGCTGCCGTGGGTAACCGTGCCCCGGAGTGAAGGCAAGCACTATGTCAACGGCTGGTATCCCAGGGTGCCGTTCCAGATCGACGATTGGCTGAGCAACCGGCATGCGGGCCGTACCGACGCTGTCGTGCTGCTGCTGCTCTGCCTGCTGGGCCTGGCGCTGGTGGCGGGGCTGCTGGCGAACCGGCGCGGCGGGGCGCTGGCATTCGTCGCTGCCGCGCTGGGCGCCGTCGTGGCGCTGATTGGGGTGCTCGAGGTGCACTATATCGGCCTGCGCACCGCGGACGGCGAGGGTCTCGGCTTCGGCGTCTGGCTGCTGATAGCCGGCGGCGCGCTAGCGCTGGCGGGCGCGCTGATCGAAGGCGTGCGGCGCCAGGGCGGCGGGTAG
- a CDS encoding FHA domain-containing protein gives MTARLIAQRAEGTASIHQLKPAGTTLGRDETCEIVLPDDRISRQHARISFEDQGYVLRDLGSRNGTYLNGRRITRPEPLRHRDLIGLPGHTLRFDQADETVPWQPEGTPFASIRVDPGRAEVWVNGKQVSLTAKEYLAVELLHRRGGGLVRKEELASHVWPEYNGAVGDYNIDQLIFRLRGKIETEPGKPQRLQTVRGMGYKLVTE, from the coding sequence ATGACGGCACGGCTGATCGCACAACGCGCCGAGGGCACGGCGAGCATTCACCAGCTCAAGCCGGCCGGCACGACGCTGGGCCGCGACGAGACCTGCGAGATCGTGCTGCCGGACGACCGCATCTCACGTCAACACGCGCGCATCAGCTTCGAGGACCAGGGCTACGTGCTGCGCGACCTCGGCAGCCGCAATGGCACCTATCTGAACGGCCGGCGCATCACGCGGCCCGAACCGCTGCGCCACCGAGACCTGATCGGTCTGCCCGGCCACACGCTGCGCTTCGACCAGGCGGACGAAACGGTGCCCTGGCAGCCGGAGGGCACGCCGTTCGCCTCGATTCGCGTGGATCCCGGCCGCGCCGAGGTCTGGGTGAACGGCAAGCAGGTGAGCCTGACGGCGAAGGAGTACCTGGCCGTCGAGCTGCTGCACCGCCGCGGCGGCGGGCTGGTGCGCAAAGAAGAGCTGGCGAGCCACGTCTGGCCCGAGTACAACGGCGCCGTGGGCGACTACAACATCGACCAGCTCATCTTCCGCCTGCGCGGCAAGATCGAGACGGAGCCGGGCAAACCACAGCGCCTGCAAACGGTGCGCGGCATGGGCTACAAGCTGGTGACGGAGTAG
- a CDS encoding ABC transporter permease, with product MTTAVTTAPLLEAHGAAHPSPLRGVGTFIQRKPLGAIGAAFVLAMVLVALFAPLIAPANPLEFHTSATFQSPSRQYLLGTDDEGRDIWSRIAYGARISLRVGGVAVGFGVTFGLIVGLVSGYMGGKLDFFAQRVVDSFQAFPALLLALAVTTAFDRTVFNVGLALALVTWPTASRVIRAAVLAQKGAMYVEAARGVGARTPRILVRHILPNVASIYIILATAGLAQAILVESSLSFLGVGVRPPEPSWGAMLLEAQRWAVHAPWMAIFPGIAISIAVFGFNLFGDALRDHLDPRLRGR from the coding sequence ATGACCACCGCCGTGACCACGGCCCCGCTCCTCGAAGCGCACGGCGCGGCCCACCCCTCACCGCTGCGCGGCGTCGGCACCTTCATCCAGCGCAAGCCGCTCGGCGCGATCGGCGCAGCCTTCGTGCTGGCGATGGTGCTCGTCGCCCTGTTCGCTCCGCTGATCGCGCCGGCCAATCCGCTCGAATTTCACACCAGCGCCACGTTTCAGAGCCCGAGCCGGCAGTACCTGCTCGGCACGGACGACGAAGGGCGCGACATCTGGAGCCGCATCGCCTATGGGGCGCGGATCTCGTTGCGGGTCGGCGGCGTGGCCGTCGGCTTCGGCGTGACCTTCGGGCTGATCGTCGGCCTGGTGAGCGGCTACATGGGCGGCAAGCTCGACTTCTTCGCCCAGCGCGTGGTGGACAGCTTCCAGGCGTTCCCGGCGCTGTTGCTGGCGCTGGCGGTGACGACGGCGTTCGATCGCACGGTGTTCAATGTCGGCCTTGCGCTGGCGCTCGTGACCTGGCCCACGGCCAGCCGCGTGATCCGCGCGGCCGTGCTGGCGCAGAAGGGGGCGATGTACGTCGAGGCGGCGCGGGGCGTCGGGGCGCGCACCCCGCGCATCCTCGTGCGCCACATCCTGCCCAACGTCGCCTCGATCTACATCATCCTCGCGACGGCGGGTCTGGCGCAGGCGATCCTGGTGGAGTCGTCGCTGTCATTCCTGGGCGTGGGCGTGCGGCCGCCCGAACCTTCCTGGGGCGCCATGCTGCTCGAGGCGCAGCGTTGGGCGGTCCACGCCCCGTGGATGGCGATCTTTCCCGGTATCGCCATCTCGATCGCCGTGTTCGGCTTCAACCTGTTCGGCGACGCGCTGCGCGACCACCTCGATCCCCGGCTGCGGGGGCGGTAG